In Brassica napus cultivar Da-Ae chromosome A3, Da-Ae, whole genome shotgun sequence, the sequence CAAACTACTGAAACTAGACCAACGACAAGATCCTCACGACAAGATAGGAAGAGGAACACGGTGGCTTCTCTTCCACCTCCTTTGACGAGTATGAGAGGTCTTGATGGCATTCAAGTCAAGTCTCACCGTGAGAATGGAAGATTGGTAATGACGGCCATGAAACCTCTGCCACGCGATCGATGCTTACAGGACCGAAGTAATGGCTGCGTCCGACTAGCCATCTTGATTGATTCTAATGACCAGATAGAGACAGAgatcaaagaagaaggagaaacagttgagataatgagagataacgaagaagagaTTCAACAatacgaggaagaagaagttgaaCTGATGGTTATCAAGAACACTCAAAGATCAAATAGATGCCATGAAGGTGATCTAGAAAACAGAGGATTTCTAAATTGGGAATCTTTCTGTGTTGCCACTTCCTAAAAAACGAATAATTCTGATCTCTCTGTGATCACAGTTTCACAAGCTTTTTTCTACTGCATTGTGTTTTCGTTTTTGTATAATTAACAACCTTTTTTTATCACTCTCTTTGTTTAGAGATGGTATTAATACTGGTTTACCGACAGAAGGCCTTGAttgttaattttatattgtCAACTACCTTGGTTACTGATTTAATGACTAAATATTTAAGGTTGTTTTACGGTCTGTTAAAATAtcttcataataaaaaaaaattatcaactAACTTTTGTAAATCGTATgtgttacaaaaattataataaaccCCAAATAAATAGCAATTAGGCTTATACTTAGttagttgatcaaaaaaaaaaggcttatACTTAGTTATATTAGAGACAAAATTGCTTTCGTTATGGATCATACCTATTATGTAAGTGATATGGGTTAGTCTCGTATTACTTGGTCCACTGATCCTTATTCAAATACTCTAAGATTAATAAGCTATCATCTCGAAGGAACATAATTCCATATCGAAAATCGAAAACCATTATAATTactatataagttatataatttaatctATGCCAATTGATTATAAAGTTAAAAGGTAATctaactttataaattaattttttttcacaatCTCAGAAGATGAACCTAAACTTGGATGAAAAAAATGGTCGGGAAGAAATGGAGCAGAAGCATTTTGGTTTCAGAGTGGTGAACTGTCACTTAATATGGTTAGGTGAGATGAGATGAAATATTCCGAAGGGAGTGGCAGACTGAAGATTTGAAGGAGGACGACTGTACCACGAAATTGCCTTCATCGTGGGAACACACATCACTTCCCTCCGTctattcttgtttttctttcccCACGTTTTCATCTTCTCAAAATCATATCTCTaagactttaattttttttttttttggtaaaactaagacttaaattttgtattatGATTGGACATTATAAAAGAGACTCCACTCCATTCATTCGTCATTGTCTAAAATCTTAAGAAGCATTCATTTTCATCACAATTggtcatatattatatattgtggggggggggggggggggggggggggggggggggatagTATTATCGTATACTATATAAATACATTTGGGAAATAATCTTATAAATCCTAGAAATTAAAACAATAGTACAAAACAGACCAACAAACCTCTCACAAACACCCCACAAGCTACCCTTCCTGACCCGAGTCTTAGCCTTCATTCCCAAACAATTCGATGCAATACTGACGCCGCCTGGAAATCTGGCAAAGCGGGTATGGCATGGATCTTCACAGACAGGGAAGGGCTGGAGCTGAAGAGGGGATCGATCTACCAGGATCACATCTCTTCGGCGGTAATGGCAGAAGCGATCGCGATCAGGAACGCCCTTCTTCATGCTGTCGATCTCAACATCAACCATATCTGGCTACGGTCAGACTCTCAAGTGCTCATCGGAGCTCTCTCATCGGGACGACATCCGACCGAACTCTACGGAGTGCTCTCGGATATCTCTACGATCTCACGTTCTTTGTTTACTTCCTGTAGTTTTTCTTTCATCAACAGAGAGTGTAATGGGCTTGCGGACTTACATGCCAAGGTCTGCTTGCATTCTGGCCCAAACCATTGTAACTCTTAAACTCGTTTTAGTCTTATCTAATGAATTtcagttgaccaaaaaaaaaagaaaaggggaTAAAATACTAAACGAAAAAAAACAAGGGACTATTGTTCCGTACAATGACGACGTCACATCTTAACCAAAAGCTCTCCGAGTCTCCGCCTCTGGTCCCCTGAGCCTCTCTCTTAGCCCCACAGTCCACAAGATAAAAAGGCATCTGGTTGAAAATTCGCTATTTAAACAactgtatttttattagttttcttataaatttaattaatgtattaaaataagGTATTGTTAactttattagaaaaataaaaacaaactaaGGACATCTCCTACAATGACACCAAATTTAGTGTTGGTGTTTTGGTGTTatattgttttgtaatttttaataatgatatcAACTTTTACACCAAATGTAATAttatactaggtgttttcctgcaccatgtgcaatgataaattttttaaaagttaaattaaatttaaaatgaaatttattaatattttatattttattatttttgactaatattaatataaagttgattatttaataataaaattaagaaaaaaataattttgtttattttaaagtacatttaataatatatatgtaatatatttaaaatttgaatcttagataaatttttatctatttattttggttaaatgtattaaatcaacttgtataaaattactaaaaaaatcatataaaaattgtatagttatttaaaaattataactaaacaatatttataaaatttgtagatatttaaaagaaactaatgaaattacgattaacaatttattaattttttaaaatagatatagaaaaatttgaaaatattagtaataaaaattgtataattataaaaatacaattaaataatatttcaaaatttataatgcatatttcaatatatttattttagtgatgatttatgagttattacctTATTTaagaagtttaccaaaaatataaatcaatattaaatgtaatgtattagttattgtcatattctataaagtttaccaaaaatatatgtcaataataaatgtaattgtccatgtcatattaattataagccatgtcatcaatcttgttagccatgtcatcattttttttttgtaaaaatgattgtagagaggacatgtggcaaaatcacttcgcaaatatagtctatgagatattatttaatgttttcaatttttaaaattttataattgataaataattattttttcacctttagatgattatttatatttttattatttgtaaatgataaataataataattatttagt encodes:
- the LOC106443931 gene encoding protein FANTASTIC FOUR 4; translated protein: MATVVYQGFQSHFESQHFEPRALRLRLSSPNNPHSSTPLKSHFLDASITPQDNISTTKAASKTESWSFLEPISNLSSDDKDKKTSLPPYVHTPSSRRTLSDESLALCTESLGSETGSDVINDQDLFSVTSELQTTETRPTTRSSRQDRKRNTVASLPPPLTSMRGLDGIQVKSHRENGRLVMTAMKPLPRDRCLQDRSNGCVRLAILIDSNDQIETEIKEEGETVEIMRDNEEEIQQYEEEEVELMVIKNTQRSNRCHEGDLENRGFLNWESFCVATS